TTCCGATCAATCATCCTGAGGTGATCAAATTGATCAAAAAGGATCTGGAACAGGGGTTGAAGGAATTGGGAGTGGTTTTTTATTAAAATTTATCATTTTTATGATGCAATTTTTGGTTTATCACTTTTTGATAAAGCGATTTTTTCAATGGATAGAGATGAACCAATGGAAGAAAAGCCATTTTGGTTATTTTAGCGCAAATTGAAAAATTAGCGGTTATCAGATTGCTTTAATGAATTTTGAAGATTGAGGTCGAATTTGGAACCCTTTAAAATTTTGGTTATCGACGATGAACGGGGCATTCGAGAGGGGTGCCGCCGCATTCTGGAATCGGAAAACTATCAGGTCCTATTAGCCGAAAATGGCACTCAGGGATTAGAGCTGGCCCAATCCGACAAAGTCGATGTGGCGCTGATCGATCTAAAAATGCCTGGCATTGACGGTCTGGAAGTGCTGCGGGAAATCCGCAAGATCAATGCCGAAATCATCCCTATTATCGTCTCGGGACATGGGACGATCGAATCGGCGGTCGAGGCGATGAAGGCAGGGGCGTTCGATTTCATTACTAAACCGTTTGAACCGAATCAACTGCTCAAAGCTATCTCTCGAGGATTGGAGCAGAAAAAAGAGCGCCTCAAGGGGCTGGAGTTGAAGAAGGAACATCGCGAGCAGGCCATCGATGATCTGAACAGCTTGGCGATTGCCGATGAGATCATGGCCCGCTATCAATATCGGGATGCGGCGCTGATTGCAATCCTCCAGGATATCCAGAAGCGGTTCAATTACTTGCCACAGAATCTGTTGCGCTACGTTGCGCTGCGAATGAATGTGCCGCTCACTCGGGTCTATTCGATTTCGACCTTTTATAAGGCATTCAGTTTGAAGCCACGGGGCAAGCATTTGATCAATGTCTGTCTCGGGACTGCCTGCCATGTTCGGGGTGGCTTGAAAATTTTAGAGCGGTTGGAACGGGAGTTGGGTATTAAAAATGAAGAAACGACTTATGATGAAAAATTTTCGTTGAAGTCGGTGCGCTGTGTCGGTTGCTGTGGTCTGGCACCCGTAATTGTGATCGATAATGAATTCCACGGCAATTTGACGCAGGAGATGATTCCAAAGATCTTGAGTCGGTATTGATTTTGAATGGTTCGTGCTGTGAAATAAAAATTTTCTTATCAATAAAACTGGCAAAATTCCAATACACAGCTTCCAAATTCCAATTAAATCACAAAATTCAATATTCAATGTTCGAAACAAGAAGTTTGGAATTTGAAATTTGGAATTTAAATTTGTTGTATTGTAATTCTACTTAGTCAGATTAGCGAAAACCATTAACAAATGCACGTCATTTCGAGCGAAGCGAGAAATCTGTTAATGAAACCAACCAATCTTGAAATATACAGATTCCTCACTCCACTTCGTTTCGTTCGGAATGACATCATTCAGCCTAATCTGACCAAGCAGTACTAAAAATAAGGGCAGTAAGCTTGAAACAATATCGCACTCATTGTCTAGTCTGTACAGGCACTGGCTGTGTCTCGAATCATGCGTTCGATATCCAGAAAGCGCTGGAACGGGAACTTGCTCGACATCATCTGGAGAACGAAGTGGCGGTGGTAACCACAGGCTGCAATGGCTTTTGCGAGCGAGGCCCCATCATGGTCGTTCAGCCTGACAATATTTTCTATCAGCAGTTGAAAGAGAAAGATATTCCTTTTTTGGTGGAAGAGCATTTTCTCAAAGGCCGTCCCGTTCAGAAATTCATGTACGTTCCGCCCAAAGAACAAGCGCCGATCCCGAAAATGAGCGATATCAACTTCTTCAAGGATCAGGTGCTCGTTGTGCTGCGCAATCGTGGGCGGATCGATCCTGAAAAAATTGAGGAGTATATCGCTTATGATGGATACCAGGCGTTAGCCAAAGCACTGACCGAAATGACGCCCGAGCAGATCATTGAGGAGATCAAAATATCAGGGTTGCGAGGTCGGGGCGGGGCTGGCTTTCCCACGGGGATCAAATGGGAATTGTGCCGCAAGGCGAAGGGCGATATCAAATATATCATTTGCAATGCCGACGAGGGCGACCCAGGCGCTTTTATGGATCGATCTGTGTTAGAGGCAGATCCCCATGCGGTGCTGGAAGGAATGATCATCGGAGCCAAGGCCATTGGTGCGCAGGAGGGGTTTGTTTACGTCCGTGATGAATATCCATTGGCGCTGCGTCGAGTGAACATTGCCATCGAACAAGCGACCGAGTACGGTTTGCTCGGCGAAAATATTTTGGGGACAGATTTCAGCTTTAAAATCAACGTGGTGCGGGGGGGCGGCGCATTTGTCTGCGGTGAGGAAACCGCCTTGATCGCATCCATTGAGGGCTATGTGGGGCGGCCGCGGCCTCGTCCCCCTTATCCTGCGGAAAAGGGGCTCTGGGGCAAGCCGACCAACAACAATAATGTCGAAACTTGGGCCAATGTGCCGCAGATTATCCTGCGTGGCGGTGCCTGGTTCGCCAGTATGGGCACGGAAAAAAGCAAAGGCACCAAAATCTTTTCATTGGTGGGAAAAGTCAACAACACGGGTCTGGTCGAAGTGCCCATGGGGACCACGCTGCGAACGATTGTTTTCGATATTGGTGGCGGAATCCCCAAAGGCAAAAAATTTAAAGCGGTTCAGACCGGCGGGCCGTCGGGAGGCTGTGTGCCCGAATCGCTGATCGATCTACCTGTGGATTACGAGAAACTCACTGAAGCGGGCGCTATCATGGGCTCAGGCGGATTGATCGTGATGGATGAAGATACTTGCATGGTAGATGTGGCCAAATATTTTGTAGAATTTTTGGAAGAGGAATCCTGCGGCAAATGCACCCCCTGTCGGGAGGGCTTGAAGCGGCTGAAAGAGGTTCTGACCGAGATAACCAAAGGACGAGGCAAACCTTATCACCTCGAAATGCTGGACGATATTGCGCTGACGATGAAAGAGGCATCGCTGTGTCAATTGGGAGCCACGGCGCCCAATCCTGTTTTGACCACGATCAAATATTTTCGTGACGAATACGAGGAGCATATTCATCAGAAAAAGTGCCGAGCCCGTGTTTGCAAAGATTTGATCGTCTATCGGATTATTCCTGAAAAATGTACGGGCTGCCAGCGCTGCGTGCGAGCCTGTCCCACGGGGGCGATTACGGGTCCCAGGGCCCAGGCACATAATTTAGATGTCGCCAAATGCATCAAGTGTGGGGCGTGCTATGAGGTGTGTAAGTTCGATGCCATTGCGGGGGATGCGATTTATATTGAATAGGGCATGACGCTTAGAGCATGGCGCATGGCGACGTGTTTTTGCACAGGATTAAGTGATTTGATTTTGAGATTTGAGAAAAGAAGGATTAAAAATGATCCCTATCACCATCAACGACCAACAATTTGAAATCTCGCCCGATCTGTCGGTGCTGGAAGCGGCCCGAGAGCACGGGATTCACATTCCAACGTTATGCTATCACGAAGCATTAGAATCGGTCGGGGCGTGTCGGCTATTTATAGGCAAAAAGAAAAATGCTTGCAAGGTTTGTTCAATTGGATCAATGATTAATCTTAATACAGACTGATTTCAAAATATTTAATCTAACTGGGTAAAATGAGAAGCAATAGAAAAATTAAAGACTCATTGAAGCAGCAGATAAGAAACATATTGAGTCAAGAAAAGGAAATTGATAAAGTTTTTATCTTTGGCTCATTCATCAAATCAGAGCAGCCGAATGATATTGATATTGCTATTTTTCAAAGTAGCGATAAGCCATACCTTGAATTAGCCATGAAGTATCGGCGACTGATTCGACCGATTGCCAGAAAAATAGCTGTGGATATTATTCCGATTAAATCCGATGCTGCTGACAGTTGGTTTCTCTCAGAGATCAAGGCTGGGGAGCTGATCTATGAAAGATGAATCGAGAATCTGGTTGGAATATTCAAAAGAAAATTTGGAATCGGCTCAATTATTACTGAAGTCCAGCCTATTCAATCCTTGCTTACAAAATTGCCAACAGTGTGTCGAGAAAGCTTTGAAAGCGCTGCTGCTGGAGAATTCGATTCCGCTCAAGAAAACGCATAGTATTTTGGAACTAAGGAACCTACTTTTTCAAAACAGAATTGCAATTAATATCAATGAAGAAGAATGCGATTTTTTAGATTCAATTTATCTGCCATCGAAATATCCATTACAGAGCGTATTGCCATACTACATGCCCGATGAGAATCTGTGTGAACAGGGCATTGCCATAGCACAAAAGGTATATAAAGAAATTCAGAAGATACTACAATAATATAGTTTTTAAATCAGACAAGATAATTGAACTGGCCTTATTACAAAAAATAGGACCTGAGATTAAATGATCCCTATCACCATCAACGACCAACAATTTGAAATTTCGCCCGATCTGTCAGTGCTGGAAGCTGCCCGAGAGCACGGGATTCATATTCCAACGTTGTGCTATCACGAAGCGCTGGAATCAGTCGGGGCGTGTCGGCTGTGCATTGTCGAAGTAGAAATAAACGGCAGAACTCGTACCGCTGCCTCATGCGTGACGCCCGTGGCGCCGAATATGATCGTCCGAACCAATACCGAGAAGATTCAAAAATTGCGGCGGGTGCTGGTGGAATTGCTTTTGGCCCGCTGCCCTGATCTGAAAGTGCTGCACGATCTGGCCAGGGAGGTCGGATTGAAAGAGGTGAGATTTTTTAGAGAGCAGGAGGATTGTTTTTTGTGCGGACTGTGCGTTCGGGCATGCAGTGAAATTGTTGGCGTCAACGCCGTTGGCTTTGGCGATCGGGGCGTGAAGAATAAAGTCGAGCCGCCGTTTTTAAAGGCGTCGAATGTATGCATCAGTTGCGGTACCTGCACCACCATCTGCCCTGCTGGAACATTTCATCTGGAGCGGGTGGATCGACTGAAAACCTTGCATCGCTTCCCTGATGAATTTCATGAGGCGAAGTGTCGGATTTGTGGGGATCATTTTATTTATTGATATGTGCTATGGAGTCATTCTGAAGGAAGCGAAGAATCTCTTTAATATTTCTAAAAATGGGATTCCTCACTCTGCTGCGCTCCGTTCGGAATGACATATTTGTCTTTTTTGAATGGAATCCAGAAGTATAGGAAACCTAATTCTCTAATTAGAGTCTGTCCGAAAGTTATCTATTTTCCGTAAATGCTGTCATTCCGAACGAAGTGAGGAATCTGAATTTTGACGAAAATATTGTATTTGCAGATTTCTCCCTTCGGTCGAAATGACACTAAATAATCATTTCGGGCAAAAGCTTATTACCCAATTACCTAATTGCCTAATAAAAATTTGGAGTAATTTGTGAGCGACGACATCCGAGTGGGAGTCTTTCTCTGCCAGTGCGGTGGACAGATCAGCAATGTGCTTTCGAATAGTCGAATCGAGCGGGCGATTAAAAAGATTTCTGATGTTGCTTTTGTTTCGATAGCGGATTTCCCTTGCTCAAAAATGGGACTGCGGCAACTCCAATCAGCTATTGGTGAGCATCAATTGAATCGAGTGGTGATTGCTGGCTGCTCCCCCCGCTTGATGAAAAATGTATTTTCAAAGGCTGTCTCTGAGGCGGAATTGAATCCCAATCTGATTGAGATTGCCAACATTCGAGATCATTGCGCCAGGGTGCACCAGAAGCAGAGAAGCCTGGCGACCAGCAAAGCCATCGAGATGATCACGGCAGCGATCCATAAAGTCGCTCAAAAACAGCCACTGGAAAAACTGCAACAAAAGATGACGCCAGTGGTGGCAGTGATCGGTGGCGGCATCGCTGGCATGAGTGCGGCATTAAGTCTGGCCAATCGGGGAGCAAAAGTCAAGTTAATTGAGAAAGAGGCGCAATTAGGCGGGCTGTTGCATCTGATCAATTTGCTTTATCCTCGAGATATTTCAGCCAGTGAGTTTTTAAAGGAAAAGGTGCGAGAAATAAACGACCATCCCAACATCG
This DNA window, taken from candidate division KSB1 bacterium, encodes the following:
- a CDS encoding 2Fe-2S iron-sulfur cluster-binding protein; translation: MIPITINDQQFEISPDLSVLEAAREHGIHIPTLCYHEALESVGACRLCIVEVEINGRTRTAASCVTPVAPNMIVRTNTEKIQKLRRVLVELLLARCPDLKVLHDLAREVGLKEVRFFREQEDCFLCGLCVRACSEIVGVNAVGFGDRGVKNKVEPPFLKASNVCISCGTCTTICPAGTFHLERVDRLKTLHRFPDEFHEAKCRICGDHFIY
- a CDS encoding HEPN domain-containing protein, with amino-acid sequence MKDESRIWLEYSKENLESAQLLLKSSLFNPCLQNCQQCVEKALKALLLENSIPLKKTHSILELRNLLFQNRIAININEEECDFLDSIYLPSKYPLQSVLPYYMPDENLCEQGIAIAQKVYKEIQKILQ
- a CDS encoding nucleotidyltransferase domain-containing protein: MSQEKEIDKVFIFGSFIKSEQPNDIDIAIFQSSDKPYLELAMKYRRLIRPIARKIAVDIIPIKSDAADSWFLSEIKAGELIYER
- a CDS encoding NAD(P)H-dependent oxidoreductase subunit E → MEPFKILVIDDERGIREGCRRILESENYQVLLAENGTQGLELAQSDKVDVALIDLKMPGIDGLEVLREIRKINAEIIPIIVSGHGTIESAVEAMKAGAFDFITKPFEPNQLLKAISRGLEQKKERLKGLELKKEHREQAIDDLNSLAIADEIMARYQYRDAALIAILQDIQKRFNYLPQNLLRYVALRMNVPLTRVYSISTFYKAFSLKPRGKHLINVCLGTACHVRGGLKILERLERELGIKNEETTYDEKFSLKSVRCVGCCGLAPVIVIDNEFHGNLTQEMIPKILSRY
- a CDS encoding NADH-quinone oxidoreductase subunit NuoF; protein product: MKQYRTHCLVCTGTGCVSNHAFDIQKALERELARHHLENEVAVVTTGCNGFCERGPIMVVQPDNIFYQQLKEKDIPFLVEEHFLKGRPVQKFMYVPPKEQAPIPKMSDINFFKDQVLVVLRNRGRIDPEKIEEYIAYDGYQALAKALTEMTPEQIIEEIKISGLRGRGGAGFPTGIKWELCRKAKGDIKYIICNADEGDPGAFMDRSVLEADPHAVLEGMIIGAKAIGAQEGFVYVRDEYPLALRRVNIAIEQATEYGLLGENILGTDFSFKINVVRGGGAFVCGEETALIASIEGYVGRPRPRPPYPAEKGLWGKPTNNNNVETWANVPQIILRGGAWFASMGTEKSKGTKIFSLVGKVNNTGLVEVPMGTTLRTIVFDIGGGIPKGKKFKAVQTGGPSGGCVPESLIDLPVDYEKLTEAGAIMGSGGLIVMDEDTCMVDVAKYFVEFLEEESCGKCTPCREGLKRLKEVLTEITKGRGKPYHLEMLDDIALTMKEASLCQLGATAPNPVLTTIKYFRDEYEEHIHQKKCRARVCKDLIVYRIIPEKCTGCQRCVRACPTGAITGPRAQAHNLDVAKCIKCGACYEVCKFDAIAGDAIYIE
- a CDS encoding 2Fe-2S iron-sulfur cluster-binding protein, producing the protein MIPITINDQQFEISPDLSVLEAAREHGIHIPTLCYHEALESVGACRLFIGKKKNACKVCSIGSMINLNTD